In the genome of Salana multivorans, the window GAGGTCGAGATCAATGCGGGCCGCGCGAACAAGGCGCGCGTCGACCGGGCGCCCGTCCAGCGGATCCGTGACGCGGCCGGCATCGTCCGCTGCGTCGTCTTCGCACCCGAGGACCTCGCGCTCGTCAAGGGCGACCCGGACGTCCGCCGCCGGTTCCTCGACGACCTCGTCGTCCAGCGTTCCCCGCGGCTCGCGGCGGTCCGGTCGGACTACGAGCGTGTGCTGCGTCAGCGCACCCAGCTCCTGAAGTCCGCCGGTGCGTTCCGCGGCGGCCGTCGGCGCGGCTCGTCCGACCCCGACGCGACGGACACCGGCGAGACGAGCTCGTCGCTGCGGACCCTCGACGTCTGGGACGCCCAGCTCGCCGAGGCCGGCTCCCAGCTCGTCGCGGCCCGTGTCGCTCTCGTCCGTGAGCTGCGGGGCCGGGTCGGCGACGCGTACGAGGAGGTCAGCTCCGCGCAGGGCGAGCTGCGGCTCGCCTACCGGGCGAGCCTGTCGCGGGTCCGCCCGGAGGACGCGATCGACGACGCGGACGGGGACGACGCGTCGGCGCTCGCCGAGGAGGAGGAGCTGCTGCGACCCGAGCTCGTCGAGGCGCGGATGCTCGAGGCGATGATCCGGCTGCGGCCGCGCGAGCTGGAGCGCGGGCTGTGCCTGGTCGGCCCGCACCGGGACGACCTCACGCTCACCCTCGCCGGGCTGCCGGTCAAGGGGTACGCGTCGCACGGTGAGTCGTGGTCGGTCGCGCTCGCGCTGCGCCTCGCGAGCTTCGGCCTGCTCCGCGACGATCCCGACTGGGAGGGCGGGGACCCGATCCTCGTGCTCGACGACGTGTTCGCCGAGCTGGACGCCCGCCGTCGTCGCAAGCTGTCGGCGCTCGTCGCCGGCGCGGAGCAGGTGCTGCTGACCGCAGCCGTCGTCGAGGACGTGCCCGAGGAGCTGGACGGCGCGCGGTTCGACGTCATGGGCGGCGAGGTGACCCGTGTCCGGTGAGCTGCCCGACGGCGCCGCGGCCACGCCGACGGACCCGACCCGGTCGACGACCCGGCGGAGCCCCGGCTCGCCGGACGGAGCAGGCGCTCCTACCACCCCGACCCTCCCGACGGACCCGACGACGGGCGAGGTCGACGCGGCGGCGGCGGCGCTCGGCCGCGCGCGCGCCGCGGCGAAGGCCAAGGGGCTGGTCCCGGGGACGCCGGCCCGGCGGCGGCGCTCGGTCCCGGGCACCGGACCGGGCTTCCCGCGCACCCGGGGGCGTGACCCCGAGCTGATCGGCGGGACCCTGGACAAGCTCCTGGCGGAGCGCGGCTGGACCGCCCCCGTCGCCGTCGGCTCGGTCATCGGCCGCTGGCGCGAGGTCGTGGGCGACGAGGTGGCCGACCACGCGACGCCGGAGACGTTCACGGACGGCCGGCTCGTCGTCCGGACGACGTCGACGGCGTGGGCGACCCAGCTTCGGCTGCTCCTGCCGCAGCTCGAGCGGCG includes:
- the recF gene encoding DNA replication/repair protein RecF (All proteins in this family for which functions are known are DNA-binding proteins that assist the filamentation of RecA onto DNA for the initiation of recombination or recombinational repair.), with the protein product MYVSDLALTDFRSYPEVVVSMPPGITAFVGPNGQGKTNLVEAVSYLASFTSHRVASDAPLLRQGATKALVRARVHHGDRPRIVEVEINAGRANKARVDRAPVQRIRDAAGIVRCVVFAPEDLALVKGDPDVRRRFLDDLVVQRSPRLAAVRSDYERVLRQRTQLLKSAGAFRGGRRRGSSDPDATDTGETSSSLRTLDVWDAQLAEAGSQLVAARVALVRELRGRVGDAYEEVSSAQGELRLAYRASLSRVRPEDAIDDADGDDASALAEEEELLRPELVEARMLEAMIRLRPRELERGLCLVGPHRDDLTLTLAGLPVKGYASHGESWSVALALRLASFGLLRDDPDWEGGDPILVLDDVFAELDARRRRKLSALVAGAEQVLLTAAVVEDVPEELDGARFDVMGGEVTRVR
- a CDS encoding DUF721 domain-containing protein, which gives rise to MSGELPDGAAATPTDPTRSTTRRSPGSPDGAGAPTTPTLPTDPTTGEVDAAAAALGRARAAAKAKGLVPGTPARRRRSVPGTGPGFPRTRGRDPELIGGTLDKLLAERGWTAPVAVGSVIGRWREVVGDEVADHATPETFTDGRLVVRTTSTAWATQLRLLLPQLERRLAEEVGEGVVAEVVVLGPGAPSWVKGLRVVRGRGPRDTYG